One Aegilops tauschii subsp. strangulata cultivar AL8/78 chromosome 2, Aet v6.0, whole genome shotgun sequence genomic window, CGCCAACACACCAACAATAGAGTTCAGCAGAGAGAATCCCAGGATGTTTGAGGGGGGAAAGAAGAGTATAGGTCCCCTTACAGAGACGGTAACCACGATCACCAAGAAAAAGAGCTTGAGCAGATGGTTGATCGCCCAGTACAAAATGATGCAGCGTGCCTTGTGCTCTTGCAGTTGCGCAGGTTGACGCAGTCCGAAATGACGCAGCGCGCGTTGTGGCCGCGACCTTGGCTTGGTCGTGCAGGTCATTGAACTGAGCACACACGTATAGAAATCCAACGCTAAATTATAGCGTATGCAACAGGAGGAAGGGAGGGACAGGAGCAACGTAGTGCATGAGGTCTCCAAGCTTTTCTGAATGTTTCTCGATGATCAGTTTCCTCAGGCTCCTTATCGAGAAATATATCGCCGCACGCTGCGTCTCAGTGGGTGGTATCAGCATGAACATCCTTGCCTGAATCTTTCTAGTCTTATGTTTTCGGATAGCTTGAAATGAATTGTCATTAATTAGCTGCACGGTTTATCATGGTAATTTTGGTTCAAGTATTCTAAGTTCAAGCAATGCAATCACAGACCCCTTATGTACCTTGATTGATAACCATTACAATCACAGGTGATATCACCATgaagtttttgttttttgcttgcACTATGTAGCTGATAATCGCATCAGGATGTTGTCGACAGTTGTGCTTTCTGTATAAAGCAGGGCCTGAAGGTGTATGCAGTCCATGTAAATGACACTGTTCACTGTCTGACAGAGAACATGGTTTTCACTTTCAGTGAGATTTGGATGAAATTCACTGAATTTCACGAATTTCAGTAGACACTTAATTATTTACCTTGGTCAAAATATTTCAGTAATACACAGGAATTCAGATATTTTTTTAATGCTTTAAAAAATTCAAATATTGAATTGAATTCAAGTGAATATTTCAGCCCTTTGGCTGAAATGCAAACCGAAAACATAAGGATCACAGTTGAATTTTGGTTGGTGCtgattttttttttctgaaaCTGAAGGTGAAAACCATGCACAGAAGCATCGCAGCTGAATACCGGATTGGTAGCCAAGATACACTGATTGGTCCCTTTTCGGGTTCTGACCGGTGATACCGCCGCTTGCTTCTTCATCGATGCTAGCTGGTGGACAAGGTTATTCACAAGGATCGTCGGATTGCTCCGAGGTCGCCGCGTCTTGGTGAGTGTCCTTGGTGGTTTTGCTGTAAAATGCTACTTCATCTGGATCTGGTACGTCTTCAGAATGCACTAGATTGCTGTTACGAAAATTCTCTGCTGATTCATACTCAAGCAGCAGCTTCTTAGCCATGTTCCGGAAGGATTTTGTTAACGGGTCACTGTGCTTCTTGACAGATAGCTTGCTCGGCGAGCTTTCGACCCTTGAGGCGATGAAGTCGACAAGGGGGCTACGAGAATTTGTCGCATTGTTGGCATTCTCGTCGGCCTTGTTTGTGCCATGGCTGGAAGATCCATCAGTATTGTCTGGTGTGTTTTCACACGCATCAGTACAACAGGCTGCACTTGGAGAGAGCCATGCCCCGAACGAACTGGTCCTGTCAACGAGGTCACTGCTCCTCTCCTTGTTCGCTGGTACTGCAGGGCATGGCGCTTCGGAGTTTGATGCTTCAGGCGAATCAGCTGAAGACAAAACGTGTGGTTCAGATGCTTCATCTTGTGACGAACCCTGATTCTGAAAGTTGTGCTTTTGACGCCTCTTTCTTCTGATCATGTGACGATATTTAAGTTGTTGGAGCATATCGGACAATGCGCCTGTTTTAAATCTACAGGAGGTTCAAATGTCAGGTTAATTTGGATGCTAAAACACTTAGAAGGAAAACTGGAAAGAAGGGAGAAGTGAGATAGGGAAAGTTAAGAAGTGTTACTCACTTACTTGGAGTATTTGTTATGGTGGGCTTCCTTGGCAGGGGGTTTGGAATGGTTGTCTGAACTCTGAAGGTCTGATTCATGCTGTGCAGAGTGGGCTCTGAAGAAGGAGGGGTCGGTGTATCTCTTCAAGCACGCTCCCTCGCCACCAGCATCATACCTGCACCCAAAACAAGCTAAAATTAACCAGGAAAAAAATATCCTTTTTGAGCTGTTTAATTTTTGGTATAGAAGTGTTGTTACTTGTCCAGCATTGACAGCTGCGGAGGCCCGTGGCATCGCTAGATGAACTTTTCGATGGAGCACGGCCTTGTTCCT contains:
- the LOC120973425 gene encoding uncharacterized protein: CHGPPQLSMLDKYDAGGEGACLKRYTDPSFFRAHSAQHESDLQSSDNHSKPPAKEAHHNKYSKFKTGALSDMLQQLKYRHMIRRKRRQKHNFQNQGSSQDEASEPHVLSSADSPEASNSEAPCPAVPANKERSSDLVDRTSSFGAWLSPSAACCTDACENTPDNTDGSSSHGTNKADENANNATNSRSPLVDFIASRVESSPSKLSVKKHSDPLTKSFRNMAKKLLLEYESAENFRNSNLVHSEDVPDPDEVAFYSKTTKDTHQDAATSEQSDDPCE